The following are from one region of the Anolis carolinensis isolate JA03-04 unplaced genomic scaffold, rAnoCar3.1.pri scaffold_15, whole genome shotgun sequence genome:
- the ttc34 gene encoding tetratricopeptide repeat protein 34 gives MVASLYKMEALLEQGHYEEVVSQCNSLVGSHHDMELVLMRALASVLSKTNVQKGVMDYLHVFMRHRDKTVSFVSGRQKQHLQKVTRAFLDFVSLGENSNRILENCYDFLIAVAPKDFQVYQTYATHLLEKQHYKECVSAYSKALELLSTNDGTWSDRAPVLLIGRAVANLSLGGKVPEVMKDLTAAFEASPSWAKRWFEELFSAGDIKNVVKMAREALEEGFASYREAIRARLEVRSDGNKGLLSIVISTLHFLLQISPRPRRELHVRLADCYVLKGDIENALEICNRLLDSEETYNNTLLALRGFCHLHAKRSQEALRDFQKVIEHASPHPVSCVKALCGRGLIRAWDGRTYCTALDYITACGLRSEETSFVIKSYIPWNQRGFLLIVLQEEAQKILEKNTFSRLSGIQLKERNASSAHQLAFLLLDLDASNEASRILCADALYQMDQTNEAQKILLVALSKTSQKSAVLSRLALLQLKKGFVYDCNQLLKKIAQGGEISSFFAVVNILKDEDKALMRRHCHSRAMTVLKNKQGVGYIKEAIIYLSFAISAAGGYAVDSLLARARCYGQLGQKKTAIFDFSLALKEDPTNAQVLCGRGFIHLALNQEKEAVRDLTAAIKADSVLAVAEILSLKLEAQLLMHQWLLSRCREALLGFEAHKKPACGEILKDCALVAEALVKINKKDTQNHALYVDLLTADGRHEEALTYLEETFGKTGPDDAINSRFGLLQAKKRNTTNAAHILASLATKNSEELGYLLNFLDIKQRENLSQVASKEGNALVKKQCHEKAVGYYSLAVLASNNNPRYLRQRAACLSNLQDYKEALKDMNHVVQNHGTNAPRTRVKDYCFLGHLLLSVSEEEQAVKQYIRAFELEETLTLANISTGPNTEIVSKAFLDTAESCFAMRHYEEAWKTAEYGLMVDPNNHELKKLKTRIKREACGCRVQ, from the exons ATGGTTGCCTCCCTGTACAAGATGGAAGCCTTACTGGAACAAGGCCACTATGAGGAAGTCGTGAGTCAATGTAACTCTCTGGTTGGCTCACACCATGATATGGAGTTGGTCCTCATGAGAGCGTTGGCCTCCGTGTTGTCAAAGACAAATGTGCAAAAGGGTGTCATGGACTATCTTCATGTGTTTATGAGACATCGGGACAAGACGGTATCGTTCGTAAGTGGTCGGCAAAAGCAACACTTGCAGAAGGTCACTCGCGCCTTCTTGGACTTCGTCTCGCTTGGGGAAAATAGTAACCGTATCCTGGAAAACTGTTATGACTTTCTTATTGCCGTCGCACCAAAGGACTTCCAGGTCTACCAGACCTACGCCACTCATCTTTTGGAAAAACAACACTATAAAGAGTGTGTATCTGCGTATAGTAAGGCTTTGGAGTTATTGTCAACCAATGATGGAACGTGGAGTGACAGAGCTCCTGTTCTTCTCATAGGCAGAGCGGTCGCAAACCTTTCCTTAGGCGGGAAAGTGCCAGAGGTGATGAAAGACTTGACGGCAGCCTTTGAGGCGAGTCCGAGTTGGGCAAAGAGATGGTTTGAGGAGCTTTTCTCAGCTGGAGATATCAAGAACGTAGTAAAAATGGCCAGAGAAGCTCTGGAGGAAGGGTTTGCGTCCTACAGAGAAGCGATCCGGGCCCGGCTCGAAGTCCGAAGTGATGGCAACAAAGGTCTACTCTCCATAGTCATCTCCACTCTTCATTTCCTCCTCCAGATTTCTCCAAGACCCCGGCGGGAACTACATGTTCGACTGGCGGACTGTTACGTCTTGAAAGGCGATATCGAGAACGCCTTGGAAATCTGCAACCGGCTTCTGGACTCCGAGGAGACCTACAACAACACGCTCCTCGCCCTCCGAGGATTTTGTCATCTTCACGCCAAAAGATCTCAAGAGGCCCTTCGGGATTTCCAAAAGGTCATCGAACACGCTTCTCCGCATCCTGTCAGTTGTGTCAAGGCTCTCTGTGGACGTGGATTGATCCGGGCTTGGGACGGGAGGACTTACTGCACCGCCCTGGACTACATCACTGCGTGTGGGCTGAGATCTGAGGAAACCAGCTTCGTCATCAAGTCTTACATACCGTGGAaccaaagaggcttccttttgaTAGTTCTCCAAGAGGAAgcccagaagatcttagaaaaGAATACATTCAGCAGGTTGAGTGGAATCCAGTTGAAGGAAAG GAATGCCTCTTCAGCTCACCAGCTGGCTTTTCTCCTGTTGGACCTGGATGCTTCCAACGAAGCATCCCGGATCTTATGTGCCGACGCACTCTATCAGATGGATCAAACAAACGAAGCTCAGAAGATCCTTCTGGTAGCGCTCTCCAAAACTTCCCAGAAATCGGCTGTCCTATCCAGGCTGGCTCTGCTTCAGTTGAAAAAAGGCTTTGTGTACGATTGCAACCAG CTATTGAAGAAGATTGCCCAAGGTGGAGAGATATCCAGTTTCTTTGCTGTGGTGAACATTCTGAAAGATGAGGACAAAGCCTTAATGCGGAGACACTGCCATTCAAGAGCGATGACAGTTCTGAAGAATAAGCAAGGCGTTGGCTACATCAAAGAAGCCATCATCTACCTTTCCTTCGCCATCTCTGCCGCAG GTGGTTATGCTGTTGATTCACTCCTCGCCCGAGCCCGTTGTTACGGACAACTCGGCCAAAAGAAAACGGCTATATTTGATTTCAGTCTTGCCCTGAAAGAAGACCCTACAAATGCTCAGGTGCTTTGCGGAAGAGGGTTCATTCATTTGGCCCTGAACCAGGAAAAG GAAGCTGTGCGAGACCTGACTGCAGCCATCAAAGCCGACTCCGTTTTGGCCGTTGCGGAAATCCTCTCCCTGAAGCTGGAAGCCCAACTGCTGATGCACCAGTGGTTGCTTTCTCGCTGCAGGGAGGCGCTGCTGGGGTTTGAAGCTCACAAAAAGCCGGCCTGTGGGGAGATTCTGAAAGATTGCGCCCTTGTGGCAGAAGCCCTTgtgaaaataaacaagaaagacACACAAAATCACGCCCTCTACGTGGATCTCTTAACAGCTGATG GGAGACATGAAGAAGCCCTGACTTACTTGGAGGAGACATTTGGCAAGACTGGACCTGACGATGCCATCAACTCTCGCTTTGGCTTGCTTCAGGCCAAGAAGAGAAACACAACCAACGCAGCCCACATTTTGGCAAGTTTAGCCACCAAGAACTCTGAAGAGCTGGGGTACCTTCTGAACTTCTTGGACATCAAGCAGCGAGAAAACCTTTCTCAG GTAGCATCGAAAGAAGGAAATGCTTTGGTGAAAAAGCAATGCCACGAAAAGGCCGTAGGTTACTACTCCCTGGCCGTCTTGGCAAGTAACAACAATCCTCGGTACCTTCGCCAACGGGCTGCTTGCCTCTCCAACCTCCAAGACTACAAGGAAGCTTTGAAAGATATGAACCATGTTGTCCAAAACCACGGGACAAATGCCCCAAGGACACGGGTCAAGGACTATTGCTTCCTGGGGCACCTACTCTTGTCCGTTTCGGAAGAGGAACAAGCAGTTAAGCAGTACATCAGAGCCTTCGAACTGGAAGAGACTTTGACTCTGGCCAACATCTCGACTGGTCCGAATACAGAGATAGTATCCAAAGCATTTCTCGACACTGCGGAGTCTTGCTTTGCAATGAGACATTACGAGGAAGCCTGGAAGACCGCCGAGTATGGCCTGATGGTCGACCCAAACAACCACGAACTTAAGAAACTTAAAACAAGGATTAAGCGGGAGGCATGTGGCTGCAGGGTTCAATAA